Proteins from a single region of Vulgatibacter sp.:
- a CDS encoding glutathione peroxidase, with protein MSTSSPLYEIPLRRIDGTPTTLADFEGKVLLVVNVASECGLTPQYEALEKLYEAHRERGLEVLGFPANEFGAQEPGSNEQIQSFCQSNYGVQFPMFEKIVVKGAGIHPLYQQLVAAWPSAENFGDDGFARKLAGYGIQHESPSDVLWNFEKFLVDRSGKVVGRFSPEIKPDDPRLVQAIEAALAAR; from the coding sequence ATGTCGACCAGCAGCCCGCTCTACGAGATCCCCCTGCGCCGCATCGACGGCACGCCGACCACCCTCGCCGACTTCGAGGGCAAGGTGCTGCTCGTCGTGAACGTCGCCTCGGAATGCGGCCTCACGCCGCAGTACGAGGCCCTCGAGAAGCTCTACGAGGCGCATCGCGAGCGCGGCCTCGAGGTGCTCGGCTTTCCCGCCAACGAGTTCGGCGCGCAGGAGCCCGGCAGCAACGAGCAGATCCAGTCGTTCTGCCAGTCGAACTACGGGGTGCAATTCCCCATGTTCGAGAAGATCGTGGTGAAGGGCGCGGGCATCCACCCGCTCTACCAGCAGCTCGTCGCCGCCTGGCCGAGCGCCGAGAACTTCGGCGACGACGGCTTCGCCCGGAAGCTCGCCGGCTACGGCATCCAGCACGAGAGCCCGAGCGACGTGCTCTGGAACTTCGAGAAATTCCTCGTCGACCGCAGCGGCAAGGTGGTCGGCCGCTTCTCGCCGGAGATCAAGCCGGACGATCCGCGCCTGGTGCAGGCGATCGAGGCCGCGCTGGCGGCGCGCTGA